In Dama dama isolate Ldn47 chromosome 10, ASM3311817v1, whole genome shotgun sequence, the sequence tcgaGGAGATTTATAGACATTTGGACATGATTCACATAGGCAGGAAAACCATTCGGCTGTTTTTCTGTTGCCAATAATCTTTCACGGTGTCGAAGTTTTATGATGGAGTTTTGGAGGAATGAGCCTTGACCAGCTGGGAATAACATAGTTAACCTTCAACCGAGATTCCAGTGTCTCAGAGGCCCCATTTTGCTAACTCAGCTCCAGCAGCAGTCACCTCCGGGGGGAAGTCAGTGGACTGAGTAGACCCAGGAGAAACCCAGGTGGCCCGGGGGCCGGGCTCAGGCAGATGCATTCGGTCAGCCTGATGTGCAGGCCAAGAGGCTGCAGTCAAGGGTGGGAGCTTGGGCTGCAGGCGTGGGCCCCAGAGCTGGGAGACTTGGATGGTGGGAAGGGTGGTAGGCACCTTCGACTTTTCCAGGGGatggatggggaaagagtggtaACAAGAAATGCCTGGGATTCACGCCTCATTGACTGAAGCTGTTTCCTTCCCTCCGTCCATTCCCTCTACTCTTCTCCCCATGAGGCTTGCTTCCAGCAGAAGAGGGACCCAGAGTCCCAGAGCCTGGCTCCTGGTCCTGACACTTCTTCTCAGTATCTTATGACCCGGGCCAGACCCATCCATGATCTCTCTGGATCTCCGTGTCCTCCTCTCCAGTTTCTGCCTTCCTCATCGGGTTAGGAGAGCAAAGGCAAGACTGCCTGGGATAGCACTTTGGAAGTGGCAAAGCCCTCTACAAACAGAAGGCATCTCCATGAAACAGTTATGTAACCTGCTGACTCAGAACCAGGCTGAGTTGGCACCCGTCCCACCCGGAAGCTGGAAGAGCTGGCTCACTCACTCACCCGGAGGAACTTAGTTTTAGTTTCCCTGTCTGATGAATGGGGATAATGCCTGCTGTCCTCTCTCGTGGAATGATGGTGAGAATCACAGGGGATCTTGTAGGTGCCAGAGATTAATGTGTTGTTAATCGTCAAATCATCATCATTATAATAGTGCATAAGAAAGCGGGTCTTTTTGCCCCAAGGGGACTGTCCACTCCAGGAGGACACTCGGCTGTGAGTAGCACAGACCATAATTCTGCTTTTCCATGTACTTAGTTCAAAGGCTGGCATACAGTAGGAACTTCATAAATGTGAaacaaattatgtttttaaattatgttctTAACCTACTCACTCATCACACCTGACTCAGGTCATATACTTCAGGTTctgttagttgtttttttttttttaatttttaaattttattttttggccatgccatgcagcatgtgagatcttagttccctgaccagggatcgaacccatgccccctgaattgggagcacagagttttaaccactaggAACCGTtagggaagtccttttttttttttttttaaattgaaagcaATAAGAAGTCTGAAGCTAAGTGGAGGAAGCAGATCAGGGGGAAGAAAGATCCAGGAGATGTTTAGGCAGCACTCGGGCCAGGAGAGTCTTGTTATGAGTCCTAAATCTGAAGTTCAGGTCCCAGCCGTGACTTACTAACTGGATTTCCTGGACTTCAAGATAAgtctctttgctttatttttgccaGCAAGAAAGAGAGATTCCATCCTTCCTGATTCACAGAGATGGAGTAAGAACCAGATGGCATGTGTGGAAACcataatatgaatttttttcccccaaaatgtgGTTGGAGTCCTCAGGGTTCTATAGCTTGTAGGTTACCCTAGCATTTCCCAAGAGGGCCTGAAGAGGGCACTGTAGCCCAGGAGCCGCTTTGGGCAGAGTGAAAATTCTCGGGCTGACTCCTCCCACCGCAGCTTCGGCCCACCCCACTCCACACACACAGATATTTGGCAAATACCCTCCAACCCCTCAACCTGCTCGTATTTTCCCTGCGGCAGATTGCAAAACATTCCCTCCCTTGAGCATATTTGCAGGGGTGCAGGCTAACTTCTCTGTTTTGCCATATAAGCAGAAAGACCAATCCCCCTACCCCACGTATGATAATGGTCAGGATCAGTCCCCATCCAGTTTCGTGACATCTTTTGCGGTCTGCACAGGTATTTCTCCACCATTTGCGGCTGAAACATTATTTCTAGGAAGGAATTTGAAGTTGACTGTCGGGGGAAAGGGTAAAATCAGAAgtagaaattccctggcagtccggtggttaggttaggactccttgcttccagtgcagggggcatgggttctatccttgcTCAGGGAACTGAAGTCCCATATGCCatgtggacaaaaaaaaaaagaataaagaagtagGGATCAACTGTGGAGGTTGAATGAGTTTGTTCCGTGTCCCCATCCCAGAGGAGCTGAGAAGGCTTATGTGACAGGAATAAGGCGCAAGTTGTTTTACTTCTTGGTCTGCACCATGGGAATGACCGCAGTGACGTTCTCCCAGGGCTGTGTGAGGAATGCAGTGAGGTCGGATAAGTGAACTATGTGCAGCAGCTCTGAGCAGTGACTGCCCAATGAGATGGTTGTCCGGGAAATTGGTTCCCGCTGTACCCCCATCTACTGACCTTTTCTGCAAGTTTCAGGTTGGAACATTAATGGTAACCATCCCCAGGAAAGGAGAGTTCTGCTGGACTTAGAGGGAGCTTGTATGCTGGGAAAGCCTGGTGCTGGGATGATAACATTAGAAGAAGGGGCCACAGAAAAGAGGCAGAAAAGAATAAAGTTCCAGCGGACAGTGTTGGCAGCTGCCAGCAACCCTCAAAAGGGCCCCTCCTCCTGGCACCCGAAGCTCACTAAAGGCTTGCCCTGGGGAAttcccagtggctgggactccaccttctcactgccagggcccaggttcaatccctggttagggaactaagagcccgCAAGCtgtgctgtgcagccaaaaaaaaaaagacttatccTGGGCCAGTTGGCAGCTACCTACTAAGGACTAGCCTTGAATGGAGCCACCTTATTGACCAGCGTGGGCAGAGCTTGTGGCCTCAGGCCAGTGGGGTCAAGAGGTCAGACAGGCCATGCGAGGCAGCACGTAgcgccccaccccctccacctctGGCTTCCCGGACCTGCCACCTACTGCCAGGATGGGGACAGACCCAGGCAAGTACGGGGCTCCCaggaaaataggaaaaaccaAGAGCCAGCTTGTGGTTTCAGTTCTTGCCAGTGAGGTTGAAAAATACACAAGACTTGGACCCAGTGAGAACCAGGGGCCAGCCCCCATTCCATCTTCATGGCTCCCACCACCCTCCTTGTCCATTGGACTCTGCTGTCACGGAGTCCCCATGAGACCCAGAGAATTCATGTCTTGCCCCCTAAATTCTCCAGTCCATCCTGTCCCTGCTTGGTACGCGTAAAAGGAGGTATCCATCCTCCAGCTTGTCCCAGCATTGCGGCTCGGCAGCATGCCAAGCTGAATTTCAGTGTCTCCCCAGCATGGTGCTGCCCCCAAGTTTAGGTTGAACTCTGAATTCCTCCAGCTTTGGGGCCTCAGACTGGCCCTGTGACATCCTTAGATCTGAGTTGAGCTCTGGACAGTTCCTCTAGCCCCTGAGATGTCACCGCTGGCCCTGGAGTGTCCGTGGGACAGGCTGGCACGGAGCTGGTGGCCTGTCGACAGGGGTTGGGAGTGGCTGTGTGGAAGGCATGGCGCAGGCAGTGATGGTGAGCAAGGTGGTGGACGTGCCCGGGGTGATAGCACCGGGTcacctgtcccctctcctgcagGCCTCCCCTGTGTACAACGTCAGCTTTCCCCGCAGGAAATTGGAGTAGATTCGGAAAAGCTTGGACAAAGCATCAACAGTGAATGTTCGGAGTGGGGCTGCGGAAGGGGTTGCATCCGGAAGGGGGATGGCTTCTTTCTGCAAAGAGAGGACTGAAGGTTAGCGCAGCGCCAGGGGCCCCGGCAGGAGATGGGTTTCGGGGTAGAATGGCTGGGGGGTTTCCTTGGCAGGACCcttctctcattttacagaaacaGAAACCCTGGGGGCAAGGAAGGGGCCAGACACACCTGGGCTCCCAGTGCCCGAAGCAGAGAGGTGAGACTGCGGAGGCCGCTGACAGCTTTGTCCACATGCAGCCGCAGGGCCTCACATGGCTGGGATGCATTGGCCAATAGGACCTGGCCCCGCAGGATAGCTTCTGAGAGCTGGGCCAGGCCCTGCCAGACTTCCAGGGCCTGTTGCTGGACCTAAAGGGAGCAAAAGAGACTTGGAGTCAGCTGGCCCAAGCCAGCCTCACCCTCCTCCCTCTCAGCAGCCCCATGCAGACAGAAGTGTtgtagaatgaatgaacaaatgaatgaatgaacgttCACCCTCATCTttgctgctccatttcttctctctctggcaTTCTCCTGTCCATCCTAAGAGGTTCccaaaatgagacttccccagaGGAAGGAACCCATGAACTCACCTCCATCCTCTTCCAGGCATAGAAGTTAACCTTGGTGTCTGGGACAGTGATATTCTCATTGAAGCTGCAGCCTTCCACACAGCCCATCTGAAATGCACAAGCCTGGAGTCAAGGGTCCCAGGGCCTCTGTCCAGCTTAGCCCCTCACCTAGCTTCCACTTAGGCACTGAGGACTACCACTCCTAGGATCTTTACCGGGGACTTTGGCTCCTCGCTTCCACCCCTGAACCAAGTGCCAGGTTCCTGAATCTTGGGGGGTACACCCTAGAACCCCAACTGTGAGTTCTGTGGAAGGTCCTGGTGAGGGGACCTCACCGTGGCATTTTCGGCCTCCCTGGCCTCCAGGATGTACCTCTCCAGGACTCGGCTGTCACAGATGAGGCGTGGGGGGGCGCCCAGGACTGGGAGGCCCAGAGGAAACAGGAGAAaggacagcagcagcagccgcggAGTACAGTCTAGGAAAGAGAGCCAGGCTGCGGGTAAGGTGGGTTCTCGCAGGAGAAGGGCTAGTTTGGACCGGCAGGTTCACCCATCCCGCTGCGCGGCCCCCAGTGAGTCCTCCCCACCCGGACCTTGGGAGCGCTCCAGCTCTGCCTCGGCGTTCATTCAATCCCGCGGCCGCGTGcacaccccaccctcccccagctaCCGGCATCCACTTCTCCCGGCCAAACTTCAATCCCGGTGTGACAGCGGCGTCCCTTCTCGCAGATCCGGGTTGTGGCTCTCAGACCCAGGTGTCTGAGTCTTCCTCGGCACCCACAGAGCCGCGCCTCTTCTCCCTGAACCCCCAGCCCTCCGCCCCGTCTCCGGCTCAGGTTCCGACTCTCCTCGGGGGACTCCTCGAGCCCGACCAACCGGCAGGTGAAGGCTGCCCCAACCCCCTTGCCCTTCCGGGGTCCTTGGCAAGTCTCAAGTCCTTGAACCAGGCCACCTCGGGGCCAAGAGCCCCAGCGGTAAATTCCTCCTCAAACAGCGCTGCCCCGGCCGGGAGTACTCACCGCGCGCCCCCATCTCCGTGCCTCGCCTGGCCCCTCAGCGACCTGGGGCTCTGCGGGTGCCTGCGCCGCGGCCCCGCATCCCGGGAAGCTCGACGGGGCAGCCTCGCCGGCCGAACGAGGGGGCCGCGGTCCCCGGGCGCCGAGCGGGGTCGGGGCAGAGCGCGCAGAGCCCGGGGCCAGGGTCCGGAGGACGGCGCGGCGAGGCGACCGGCGGGGTTGGCCCGGGGACTGTTGGCCCGGGGACTGCGGCGGCGGCCGGGGGTCGGGGCTGTTATCAGCTGTGTGCGTgcgggtggggggttggggggaggctgTGTGCGTGAGGGGTCGCGGGAGGTGGGGACCGGAGGGGTCACAGCCGGGGCAGGACGCCTGGGTCGGGGGCTCGCCGGGGCGGAGCAGATGCAGGCGCGGGTGTGGGGCGCGGGGCTGCCTGCCGTCCGACCCCCGGGTTCCGGAACGTGAGGCTGGGTGCGCGCCGCGGGACGGGCACAAGGCTGCCCTGGGAGAGTAATGCCATTCTGCTGGGAGCGCCTGGGGACCCCGACGtacccctcccaccccagagaTGGGCCTGTCTGGGTTCTTGCAAGGCAGCCAGGAAGGTGCTGGCTGGGCAAGTCAGTGGCCTCCTTCTCACGGTCCCAGTTCTTCTAGAAACCGGTGTTGTTCGAGCTGAGGAATTTAGTATGGGTGGTGCACAGAGCAAGACATTTGGTGGGGTCTTCTCCTCCCACTCTTCACTTTTGAGGACCCTGaaaacccagaaattgaacttttAGGTCAGTGTGCCTGGCAAAATTCTTAAGAATCTTGAATAGAACGAACCCCCAGAGGGATGGCACCTGGGGTCTGCGGCTAAGCCTCTGTGGTTTCTAGGAAGCCCTGGGGCAGGGGGCGAACTTCAGGGAGCAGGAGTCCAAGGATAGCTGGCCTCTCAAACCTTGGAAAGTGGCCAGAGTGCCTGGACCTCAGTGCTCTAACCTGTCAAATGGGCCTCCTGAAAGCACTGTCCCAGCTCATGTTGCTTTCACAAATGGGAACCCTGACAAATACTGGTGGTTATTTGTATGTTCATTCACTCCCTCCCCAGTCCCATAAtattagatatattttatttatgcattcagTGCCTTCTTTGTGAAAGACAACTGACTACAAACTTTTCAGGACAGAAACATGTGTTAAGACCTAACTTCTGCCTCCTGGAGTTTGTAACTTACAGTAGATACAGGATGGGCATGTGGAGCCATGTTTGAGGACTGGGGTGTGCAGAGCTGAGCTATGAGAGTTTGGAAGAGGGGGAGCTCACCTCTAGCTGGGGAATCAAGGAGGATTTGATGCAGGAGGTGAAAACAAGCTCAGCCTTGAAGGGCAGGCAGGATTTCATTGGGAAAAGATATAAGGTGGATGGGGGAGGCCAATCCAGCCCTGTGTTGGTGGGTCAAGTGTTTTGGGGTGGAGGCTAGGGTGCTGCTTAGGGAGAGGTCAGGTTGTGAAGGGCCTTGAGGGCCACTCTGAAGAATTGGGACTTTGGAACGAGTGGgaagtattcattcattcaagaaatatacATATAAGAGTACTTACtcggacttccctagtggcccaggaGATagaaacccacctgccagtgctggggacacaggttcgagccctggtccgggaagattccacatgccatggagccaccaagcccatgtgccacaactgctgagcccccgtgctgcaactactactgaagccctcacaacctggagcctgtgcgccacagcaagagaagccactgccgtgggaagcccacacaccacaacaaagagtggtcctggctcgctgcaactagaaaaagccagggcagcaatgaagacccagggcagccaaaaaaaaaaaaaaaaagaatacttactGTTGACCAGGGACCTGGGAAGAGAGCAGGGAATGAAACTGACAAGACTGCCTGCCCTGGCGGAGCTGACATTCTAGTGGAGAGATGGATGacaaacacaaaaatgaataaaagacagAGGCTCTCCAATGGCAAAAAGCTTTGAAGGCCTAGGAATGTTGGAGGAGGTGGCAATTTTAGATGAAGCAGGCAGAATGCCTCCTGAGAAGGTGACAAAGTGAGGGAGATAAGGGGCGATCAAAGAGGGTTCAGACAGATGaatgggaggggcagggaggcagagGCTTGAGGGTAATAATGAGGCCCCAACCTgctcccctgccctctgctcGCCCACGGCCTGCTCTCGGGGCCTCCCCTCAAACCTGGTGTGCCGAGTGTCAGTCTGCACCCCTCACTGTGCCCCCTCATCCCGGTTTCCCCCTCAGCACCCAGGCGGCCTCCCAGCCCCACATGGTCCTCGGAGCCCAGCCCTGGGACAAGATCCCAGCTGTGGGAGAAACACATGGACACTCACGTCCACACACGTCCGCACATGCGTTCTGTCCTGACTTCCCGCACGCCTCAGCCTCTGCTCCCCGGGTCCCCAGACTCCTGCGTCACTGCCCTGACCTGACCATGGAGAGGGGGCCGGGGCGGATGGCGGGGAGTAGACACAGccggagaagagggaggagaggaggagccgTTCTGGCTGTGGGACCTGCCTCTCCCCTCACGGCAGCTTGGCAGAGGTTCCCCAGGCCCCTGCCTTCGAGAAAGGTAGATGGGCCCTGGGCAATAGCCCCTAGGTGCTGGAGCCTGCTGGACAAGGGTGATGCTGGCTCATCTGCTGGGGCTTTTGGAAAGAGAGCTGCGATTGCAGCccaggagagaaggcagaggagacgAGGGGAGAGATGGAACCTCCATCCAATCCCTAAGCCGTAGTAATCCTACCGAGAGGGCAGAGGCTGATTTGGGGGCCAACGTCAACCCAGGTGCTGATGGATACCACCCAGCAGGGTCCATCTGTCCAGCCTGGACAGCAGGGGACCCTGAGGAGGAGGAAGCTACGTGGGACTCTCCCTCCGATGCCCAGTGCCCCCTGCCAGCGCCCCCTCCATCTGCCTCTGTATCTCTAGGGCATGGTGCTGGTCCAGTGCAGGACCAGTGCAGAAGGTCACCACACTGTCCCCTCCAGTTATCCCCAACTGGATGGCAGGGGTGGAGACAGGCTGGCGTCATCCTGACAGCCACCAGAGT encodes:
- the EPO gene encoding erythropoietin codes for the protein MGARDCTPRLLLLSFLLFPLGLPVLGAPPRLICDSRVLERYILEAREAENATMGCVEGCSFNENITVPDTKVNFYAWKRMEVQQQALEVWQGLAQLSEAILRGQVLLANASQPCEALRLHVDKAVSGLRSLTSLLRALGAQKEAIPLPDATPSAAPLRTFTVDALSKLFRIYSNFLRGKLTLYTGEACRRGDR